Below is a window of Pseudomonas eucalypticola DNA.
ACCGCACCGGGCGCGGGCACACGGGTGACCATTACGCGATGGACATGACGTTCCCGAGTGCCCTCACCCAGGTGCTGGTGATGGAAGACAGCAGCCAGATCGGCCATGCCCGGCGCACGGCGCAGAAGCTGGCCGAACGCCTGGGCTTCGACGAAACCGATGCCGGCCGGGTGGCTCTGGTGGTCACCGAGCTGTGCAGCAACATCCTCAAGCACGCCGGCCATGGCGAACTGCACCTGCGCACCCTGCCCCGGCCCGACGGCGCCGGGGTGGAGGTCATCGCCGTGGACCGCGGCGCTGGCTTTGACCGCAGCGCCTGCCTGGCCGACGGATTTTCCACCGGCGGTACCCAAGGCATCGGCCTGGGTGCCATCGACCGCCAGGCCCAGGTGTTCGACCTGTACGCCGACGAGCGCGGCGCCGTGGTGCTGGCGCGCTTCTGGCGCCGGGGTGACAAGGCCCCGGACCTGGCCATTGGCGTCAGCCAGCATTCGCTGCACGACGACCCGGCCTGCGGTGATGCCTTCCAGGTGCACGTCAGCGACCAGGGCATCAGCGCCGTGGTCATCGACGGCCTGGGCCATGGCGAAGACGCCGAACATGCGGCCCGCGCTGGCACCCGGGCCTTTGCCCTGGCGCCGTTCAGCAACCCCGTGGGGTTGATGGAGGACATGCACCAGGCCATGAACGGCAGCCGCGGCGGCGCGGTGGCGGTGGCCCAGTTCGACGCCAGGGCCGACCGTCTGGAATTCGTCGGTATCGGCAACATCGGCGCCACCCTGCTGGCCGCCGACCGCAGCCGCGGGCTGGCCTCGCACCCGGGCATCGTCGGCGGCCAATACCGCAAGGCCCAGGGCTTCGACTATGCTCAGGTCAGCGGCCAGTGCCTGATTCTCTACAGCGACGGCCTGCAATCGCGCTGGAACCTGCGCGAGTACCCAGGCCTGATTTTCCGCCACCCCGCGGTGATCGCCACGGTGCTGCACCGCGACTTCTGTCGCGGGCGCGACGATGTTACCGTGCTGGTCATTACCCTGGAGCTGCCCAATGCCTGAACTTCCCACCCTTTCCAACGCCGCCTACGAGGCGCGCATTGCCCAATTGGAAAGCGAAGCACAGGCCCTGCGGGTCGAACTGGAAGAAACCAACCAGGGCGTGCTGGCCCTGTATGGCGAACTGGACAACCAAGCCGAGGAACTGCGCCAGGCCTCGGACCTCAAGAGCCGCTTCCTGTCCTACATGAGCCATGAATTTCGCACCCCGCTGGGCTCGATCCTGAGCATCGCCAGCCTGCTCAGCGACGAGCTCGACGGGCCGCTGAGCCCCGAGCAGCACAAGCAGGTGGCGTTCGTCAGCGGGGCAGCGCGCGAGCTCAGCGACATGGTCGACGACCTGCTGGACCTGGCCAAGATCGAAGCCGGGCGCATCAGCATTTCGCCGGCCTGGTTCGACATGTTCGACCTGTTCTCGGCGCTGCGCGGCATGTTCCGGCCCATTGTCGACATGTCCCAGGTGGACCTGATCTTCGAAGAGCCGGTGGGCCTGCCGCGGCTGTACAGCGATGACAAGAAGCTGGCGCAGATCCTGCGCAACTTCATTTCCAACTCGCTGAAGTTTACCCAGCGCGGCTACGTGCGTATTTCGGCCAGCCTGGAGAACGAACGCGAGGTACGCTTCGCCGTCAGTGACACTGGCATCGGTATCCCCCCCGAGCTCCACGACACCCTGTTCGAAGACTTCAGCCAGGTGGACTCGCCGCTGCAGAAACGCTTGCGCGGCACCGGCCTGGGCCTGTCGCTGTGCAAGCGCTTCGCTGCGCTGCTGGGCGGCCAGGTGGGGGTTACCAGCGAGCCGGGCGTGGGCTCGACCTTCTATGTGATCATTCCGCTGGCCATGGCCCAGGACACTGCTGATGAAGGATGAACCCAGCCTGCTGATCGTCGATGACAACAGCGCCACTCGCTATGCCCTGCGCCGGCGCCTGGAGCGGCATGGCTACCGCTTGCAGGAGGCTGGCACCGGTACCGAAGGGCTGGCGCTGATCGCCGCGCAGAGCTTCGACGCACTGATCCTGGACGTCAACCTGCCGGACATGAGTGGCTTCGACATCGTCCGCCAGCTGCGCGCCGACCCGCGCACGGCGCTGCTGCCGGTGATTCATGTGTCGGCGGCGTCGATCCAGACCGGTGACATCATCACCGGCCTGGACAACGGTGCCGATGCCTATCTGATTCACCCCGTGGACCCGGACGTGCTGCTGGCCACCCTGCGCACGTTGCTGCGGGTGCGCGACACCGAACACGCGCTGCGCGAGAGCGAAGCGCGGTTCCGGGAAATCTTCGTCAACATCGCCGCCCCCATCGCGGTAATGGACGCCACCCTCGATGTGGTGGAATGCAACCAGGCCTTCACCGACCTGATTCAGGACAACCTGGGTAGCGAGCGGCTGCAGCACTGCTTCGCCGCCGACCAGGACGACGTGCTGAACGAACTGCGCCTGCGCCTGGCCATCGGCGAGCGCTGGCGCGGCACCCTGAACATGCGCGTCGACGGGCAGCTGCGCGAGACCGAGTGGCAGATCAGCCCCTACCGCACCCCGGGGCACAGCCTGGTGTTCGTCGAGGACGTCACCGAGCACCGCCAGCGCGAGCGCTCGCACCGTCAGGAGCTGGACAGCGCCAACGACCAGCTGGCCAAAGAAGTGGCCGAGCGCGCCCGTACCGAAGCGCAGTTGCTGCAAGCGCAGAAAATGGACGCCCTGGGCAAACTGACCGGCGGCATCGCCCACGACTTCAACAACCTGCTCACTGGCATCATCACGGGCCTGGAGCTGATCAAGAAACGTATCAGCGAAGGTCGTAACGATGCCGTGCTGCGCTATACCGACGCGGCCCTGGGCTCGGCCACCAGTGCCGCGGCGCTGACCCACCGGTTGCTGGCCTTCGCCCGCCAACAACCGCTGGACACCCGCGCCACCGACGTCAACGAACATATCCTGTCGCTGGAAGACCTGCTGCGACGTACCATCGGCGAGCACATTCAGCTTGAGCTGGACCTGACCAGCAAGGCGGCCATCGCGCTGGTCGATCCGATCCAGCTGGAAAGCGCGGTATTGAACCTGGTCATCAACGCCCGCGACGCCCTGCCCAGCGGCGGCCACGTTCGCGTGAGCACCTTCGCTGCCCGCTCCCACGGCGACCTGAAACTGGCCGACGGCGCTTACGTGGTACTGAGCGTGCAGGATGACGGCGTGGGCATCGAGCATGGTGTGATCGGCAAGGTATTCGACCCTTTCTTCACCACCAAGCCACTGGGCCAGGGTACAGGCCTCGGGTTGTCGACCATTTACGGCTTCGCCCACCAGTCGGGCGGTGACGTGCGCATTCGCAGCGTGGTCGGCCATGGCACGGAAGTCACCTTGCTGCTGCCCGCCGGGCAGGACGCCGACCTGCAAGATAGCGTGCCCCTGCCCCAGGCCCACAACGGCCATGGCGAACACATCCTGGTGGTGGAAGACATGGCCGCGGTGCGCCTGTTCGTCACCGAAGTGCTGGTGGACAGCGGCTACCGCTGCACCCAGGCCGAGGATGTGCACCACGCCGTGCAATTGCTGCACAGCGACCCCAGCATCGACCTGCTGCTGACCGACGTTGGCTTGCCGCACATGAGCGGCCGCGACCTGGCCGACATCGCCCGCCACCACCGTGCCGAACTGCCGGTGCTGTTCATGACCGGCTATGCCGAAAACGCCGTCAGCCGCCAGCACTTCCTTGGCCAGGGCATGGACATGGTCATCAAGCCGTTCCAGATCACCGAGCTGGTCAACAAAGTGCGCCGCATGCTCGACACCGCCCCGCAAATCCCACAGGTGTAGCGGCCTCGCGCCGCAGCCTGCTTGTAGCGCGTAGCAGCGGACCTGGCCGCGTCACGATCACCGCGCAGTGTCAGGCACACCGCGTGTACCGCCGGCGCGGCCCATGCAGCACCGTAACGACGTAGCCAGCAAGCGCCCAGGGGTCAAGGCTTGATCAGTTGCATCTGCTGGCGATAGTCATCGGTCACCTGCCGCGCCTGGCTGTTGCTGGTGACCACCCGTGGCGTGATCAGCACCAGCAACTCGGTACGGTCCTTGGACTTGGTGGTGCTGCCGAACAACCAGCGCAGGCCCGGGATGCGCCCCAGGTAGGGCACGCTGGAGGCGGTTTCGCTGTTGTCCTGCTTGATCAACCCGCCCAGCAACACGGTCTGACCACTCTGCACCGCCACTTGGGTCGACACCGACCGGGTAGAAATATTTGGGTTGGTCTGG
It encodes the following:
- a CDS encoding ATP-binding protein, translating into MDMTFPSALTQVLVMEDSSQIGHARRTAQKLAERLGFDETDAGRVALVVTELCSNILKHAGHGELHLRTLPRPDGAGVEVIAVDRGAGFDRSACLADGFSTGGTQGIGLGAIDRQAQVFDLYADERGAVVLARFWRRGDKAPDLAIGVSQHSLHDDPACGDAFQVHVSDQGISAVVIDGLGHGEDAEHAARAGTRAFALAPFSNPVGLMEDMHQAMNGSRGGAVAVAQFDARADRLEFVGIGNIGATLLAADRSRGLASHPGIVGGQYRKAQGFDYAQVSGQCLILYSDGLQSRWNLREYPGLIFRHPAVIATVLHRDFCRGRDDVTVLVITLELPNA
- a CDS encoding sensor histidine kinase, translating into MPELPTLSNAAYEARIAQLESEAQALRVELEETNQGVLALYGELDNQAEELRQASDLKSRFLSYMSHEFRTPLGSILSIASLLSDELDGPLSPEQHKQVAFVSGAARELSDMVDDLLDLAKIEAGRISISPAWFDMFDLFSALRGMFRPIVDMSQVDLIFEEPVGLPRLYSDDKKLAQILRNFISNSLKFTQRGYVRISASLENEREVRFAVSDTGIGIPPELHDTLFEDFSQVDSPLQKRLRGTGLGLSLCKRFAALLGGQVGVTSEPGVGSTFYVIIPLAMAQDTADEG
- a CDS encoding response regulator, which codes for MKDEPSLLIVDDNSATRYALRRRLERHGYRLQEAGTGTEGLALIAAQSFDALILDVNLPDMSGFDIVRQLRADPRTALLPVIHVSAASIQTGDIITGLDNGADAYLIHPVDPDVLLATLRTLLRVRDTEHALRESEARFREIFVNIAAPIAVMDATLDVVECNQAFTDLIQDNLGSERLQHCFAADQDDVLNELRLRLAIGERWRGTLNMRVDGQLRETEWQISPYRTPGHSLVFVEDVTEHRQRERSHRQELDSANDQLAKEVAERARTEAQLLQAQKMDALGKLTGGIAHDFNNLLTGIITGLELIKKRISEGRNDAVLRYTDAALGSATSAAALTHRLLAFARQQPLDTRATDVNEHILSLEDLLRRTIGEHIQLELDLTSKAAIALVDPIQLESAVLNLVINARDALPSGGHVRVSTFAARSHGDLKLADGAYVVLSVQDDGVGIEHGVIGKVFDPFFTTKPLGQGTGLGLSTIYGFAHQSGGDVRIRSVVGHGTEVTLLLPAGQDADLQDSVPLPQAHNGHGEHILVVEDMAAVRLFVTEVLVDSGYRCTQAEDVHHAVQLLHSDPSIDLLLTDVGLPHMSGRDLADIARHHRAELPVLFMTGYAENAVSRQHFLGQGMDMVIKPFQITELVNKVRRMLDTAPQIPQV